One Channa argus isolate prfri chromosome 15, Channa argus male v1.0, whole genome shotgun sequence DNA segment encodes these proteins:
- the LOC137100083 gene encoding LOW QUALITY PROTEIN: myosin-6-like (The sequence of the model RefSeq protein was modified relative to this genomic sequence to represent the inferred CDS: inserted 3 bases in 2 codons) — protein HLFFKMKPHLKQNPEKEVATNGIVKRKGDLSKLEAKRRELEDKMISLLQEKKKLLLHFSLVSENLCDAEERCEGYSKSKIQLEAKLKEVTERLXDREEMNAESMELNLAKAEKEQHAPENKVCDEIEECNVRINTMPYLFMKKKAQEAHQQPMDVLQLEXKQVNTLTKAKSMVKQQVDDMIDLKLKESMEQEKKVCMDLKRVKRKLEGNLKHTQESLMDLQNDKQQSVEKMKKFVMYTHHVQNVWLNFHDNWKREFHFPIDKRKGFTTQIREFTQMID, from the exons catttgttctttaaaatgaagCCACATCTAAAGCAAAACCCTGAAAAGGAAGTGGCAACCAATGGCATTGTCAAAAGGAAAGGGGATTTGTCAAAGTTGGAGGCCAAGAGAAGGGAGCTTGAAGACAAAATGATTTCTCTattgcaggagaaaaaaaaactgc ttctgcatttttctttggTCTCAGAAAATCTTTGTGATGCAGAGGAGAGATGTGAAGGCtacagcaaaagcaaaatccAGCTCGAGGCCAAACTTAAAGAGGTGACAGAGAGat aagacagagaggaaatgaatGCTGAGTCGATGGAGCTTAACTTGGCTAAAGCTGAGAAAGAACAGCATGCACCTGAAAACAAGGTTTGTGATGAAATAGA AGAATGTAATGTCAGGATAAATACAATGCCTTacttatttatgaaaaaaaaagctcaagaGGCTCATCAGCAGCCAATGGATGTTCTTCAGTTAGA TAAGCAAGTCAACACTCTGACCAAAGCCAAATCTATGGTTAAACAGCAAGTAGATGATATGA TTGATTTGAAGCTTAAGGAGTCAATGGAGCAAGAAAAGAAAGTCTGCATGGATCTCAAAAGAGTCAAGAGGAAGCTCGAGGGAAATCTGAAGCATACACAAGAATCCCTGATGGATctgcaaaatgacaaacagcaatctgtggagaaaatgaaaaagtttgtaATGTACACCCATCATGTGCAAAATGTGTGG CTGAATTTTCATGACAACTGGAAAAGAGAGTTTCATTTCCCAATTGACAAGAGGAAGGGATTCACCACACAAATTAGAGAGTTCACTCAGATGATAGATTGA